The Longimicrobiaceae bacterium DNA window GGCCAGCGACAGGAGGAAGATCGCGAAGGCGGCGCCCAGGAGCGGATGGCGCCACCCGAACCCGGCGTAGTCCTCCAGCGTGAGCCGCTCCGAGTCGCCGCGCGCGTTGGCGATCAGCACCCCGAAGGCGCCGGCGGTCATCAGCGTGTACACCAGCAGGTAGAAGAGGAAGGCCGCCGCCCCGCCCGACCCCGCCGACAGCAGCGCCACCAGGAGGTAGCCCGCGTGCGCGATGGACGAGTAGGCCAGCATCCGCTTCAGGCTCCCCTGCGTCAGCGCGATCAGGTTCGCAACGACCATGGTGAGCGCCGCCAGCCAGAAGCCGATCTGCGCCCACACCTCGTACATCCCGGCGAACGCCACGCCGAAGACGCGGATGAACGCCGCGAAGGCCGCCGCCTTCACCCCGGTCGCCATCAGCGCCGTCACCGGCGTGGGGGCGCCGTCGTACGCGTCCGGGGTCCACACGTGGAAGGGCACCGCCGCCACCTTGAAGCCCAGCCCCACCATGAGCAGCGCCGCCCCGGCCAGGAGCATCAAGTTGCCGCCGGCCAGCGCCGCGCCCACCTGCGGCCCGATCAGCGACAGGCTGGTGGTGCCGGTCGCACCGAAGGTCAGCGCGATCCCGTACAGGAAGAAGGCGCTGGAGAAGGCCCCCAGGAGGAAGTACTTGAGCGCCCCCTCGGTGGAGCGCGGGTCCATCCGGTCGAAGCCCACCAGGACGTAGATGGCGACCGACATCACCTCCAGCGACACGAACATCATCATCAGGTCGCGCGAGGCGGCCATCAGCATCATCCCGACCACCGCGAAGAGCACCAGCACGTGGAACTCGCCGCGGTTGATCCCCTTCCGGTCCAGGTACCCCATGGACACGAAGAGCGCCATCGCCCCGGCCAGGAGGAAGATGAAGTTGGCGAAGACGCGGAACGAGTCCACGAAGACGAGGCCCACGGGGGCCGCCTCCCCGAAGCGCAGGAGGTAGGCGTTCGCCACCGCGGCGAGCACCAGGCCCGCGAGCGCCAGCCAGGGAATGATGGGCCGCGAGGGCTCCGAGCGGTTCCCCTTCTGGAAAACGTCGACCAGGAGCACGAGCATCGCCCAGAGGGAGAGCACGATCTCCGGGAGGAGCGCCCAGAAGTAGTCGGACTGCCGCGTAAGGTCGAGTAGCATGTTGGTCAGGTCCGGCTACGGGATCAGCGGGCCGTCACCGCCACCTCCCCCGCGGAGGGGGGGAGGGAAGCGTAGGCCGCGCGGGCGGACTCCATCGTGCTCGCCAGCCGCTCCGCGGCGGGTGCCATCCGGTCCAGGAACGGCGCGGGGTAGACGCCGATCCAGAGGATCAGCGCCACCAGCGGCGCCAGCAGCAGAATCTCCCGGGCGTTCAGGTCCGGAACCGTCCGGTTGGCGGGGCGGTTCAGCGCGTTGAAGATGGTGCGCTGCACCATGGGCAGCATGTAGAACGCGGCGAAGATCACCCCGGTCGCGGCGATCAGCGCCGCGTACGGGTGCGCCCGGAAAGCCCCCAGCAGGACCAGGAACTCCGAGACGAAGCCGCTCGTCCCAGGGAGCCCCACCGTGGCCATGGCGGCGAACACCAGCATCCCGGCGAAGACCGGGATGGAGGCGGCCAGCCCGCCGAAGTCCTCGATCTCGTACGAGTGCCGGCGCTCGTACAGCATCCCCAGCAGGAAGAAGAGCATGGGGGTGGAGAGCCCGTGCCCGATCATCACCAGGAGTGCGCCCTGGATCCCCTGCAGGTTGAAGGCGTAGATCCCCAGGATCACGAAGCCGAGGTGCGCCACTGAGGTGTACGCCACCAGCTTCTTCGCGTTGGGCTGCACCGCCGCGACCATGGCCGCGTAGATGATTCCCACCACCGCCAGGACCAGGGCGATGCCGATGGCCGTGTCGCTCGCCGCGGCCAGCGGGAAGAGCGGGAGGGCGAAGCGGATGAAGCCGTACGTCCCCATCTTCAGGAGCACCCCGGCCAGGATCACCGAGCCGGCGGTGGGCGCCTGCACGTGCGCGTGCGGGAGCCAGGTGTGGAAGGGGAAGACCGGCACCTTGATCGCGAACGCCAGCGCGAACGCCAGGAAGAGCAGCCCCTGCTCCCGCAGGGTCAGGAGCCCGGCGAGCTGCTGGAAGTCGAAGTACGAGAAGGTGGGCGTCCCGAAGACCGCCTGCGCCTTGAAGAACATGTACAGGATCGCCACCAGCATCAGGAGCGACCCGAACGCCGTGTACAGGAAGAACTTCACCGCCGCGTACACGCGCTCCTTGCCGCCCCAGATCCCGATCAGGAAGTACATCGGGATCAGCACGATCTCCCAGAACACGTAGAACAGGAACATGTCCAGCGCCACGAACACCCCCACCACGCCGGTGGTGAGCGCCAGGAGCATGGCGTAGTACCAGCGCTGCCGCTCGCGGATGTAGCTCCATGAGCCCAGCACCATCAGCGGCAGGAGCAGTGTGGTGAGCAGGACCATGAAGAGCGAGATCCCGTCCATCCCCAGCCGGTAGAAGATCCCCCACTCGGGGATCCACGGCACCGCGGCGCAGTTGCGCATCGCCGCCGGCACCAGCTCCATCACCCCGCCGCGGAAGGTAGGCTGCACGCACCCCCCCGTGGCGTCGAAGGTCCAGAAGAGCGGGAGCGAGACCAGGAACTCGACCATTCCCACCCCGAGCGCCACCTCCCGCGCTCGGCGGTCGCCCGCCAGGTACACGGCGACCGCGCCCACGAGCGGGAAGAAGATCAGGAAGGTCAGGATCCCGGAGCCGTTGTAGAAGGATTCCATTTCCGTCCCGTTGCCGTCAGAGTGCCACGAAGGAGCCGAGGACCACCAGCACCCCGACGATGATCACGAAGGCGTAGGTGTTGAGCAGCCCCGTCTGGAGTCGCCCGGCCAGCATTCCCAGCCCCTGCGCCAGCCGCCCGAAGAAGTCCACCAGGCCGTCCACCACGTAGCGGTCGAAGCCGGCCTGCAGCCGCGACAGCGCGTACACCGGGCGCACCACGATCGCGTCGTACAGCTCGTCGACGTAGTACTTGTTGTAGAGCACCCGCTCCGGGTCGTTGCGGTACGCCGGCTCCTCGGCCGCGGTGCGGAGCTTCCGCCCCGACAGCATCACCCAGGCGAGCGCCAGCCCCCCGAGCCCGATCACGATGGCGAGGATGATGGGCCACGCGGCGTGGTGCGGCTCCGCGATCTCGCCCAGGTTGGCGCGGACCACGTCCTCCGAGCCCGCGATCACCGGGTGCAGCCAGTGGTGCAGCGCCGCCCCCTGCCCGAAGTCGAACCACTCCACCACGGGGACGTGCTCCTCCACGTTCAGGAAGCCGCCCGCGAAGGAGAGGAAGGCCAGCACGATCAGCGGGAGGGTGAGCGTCCAGCTCCCCTCGTGCAGGTGCCTCCGCTCCGTCTCGCCCGTCCGGTTCTCGCCGAAGAAGGTGTAGATCATCATGCGGCCCATGTAGAAGGCCGTGATGAGCGCGGTGATGGAAAGCACCACCCCGATCATCCAGAACCAGGGCGTGGGGTTGATCCCTACCCGTTCCAGCCCTGATGCGAGCGGGAGAGCGCCCTCCGCGCCGATCCACGCGGCACCGATGATCTCGTCCTTGGAGAAGAACCCGGAGAAGGGCGGCACCCCCGCGATGGCGAGCGTCGCGATCGCCATCGTGGCGAAGGTGACGGGGAGGTACTTCTTCAGCCCGCCCATGTTGCGCATGTCCTGCGCGTCGGCGGGGTTGTGCGTGGCGTGCAGGGCGTGGTGCATGGAGTGGATCACCGCGCCCGAGCCCAGGAAGAGGCAGGCCTTGAAGAAGGCGTGGGTCATCAGGTGGAACACGCCGGCCACGTACGCCCCCATCCCCACCGCCGCGAACATGAAGCCGAGCTGCGACACCGTGGAGTACGCCAGCACCTTCTTGATGTCCCACTGCTTCAGGCCGATGGTTGCCGCGAAGAGGGCCGTGAGCGCGCCCACCAGCGCCACCACCAGCGACGCCGTCGGCGCCATCGTGAAGATCACGGAGGAGCGGACGACCAGGTACACGCCCGCCGTGACCATGGTGGCCGCGTGGATCAGCGCCGACACCGGCGTGGGGCCGGCCATGGCGTCCGGGAGCCAGACGTAGAGCGGGAGCTGCGCGCTCTTCCCCGCCGCGCCCAGGAAGAAGAAGAGCGCGATCGCCGTCACCACCGCGCCGCCGTAGGCGAGCGCGACCGGGGCGCGCTCCGCCACCTCGACGAAGTTCAGCGTCCCCAGGTTGGCGAAGAGGAGGAACATGGCGATCAGGAACCCGAAGTCCCCGATCCGGTTCACGATGAACGCCTTCTTCCCCGCGTCCGCGTTCGCCTTCTCGGTGAACCAGAAGCCGATCAGCAGGTAGGAGCAGAGCCCCACCCCCTCCCACCCCACGAACATCAGCGGGTAGGAGGCGCCCAGCACCAGCACCAGCATGAAGAAGACGAAGAGGTTCAGGTACGCCATGTAGCGCGGGTACCCGGGGTCCTCCTTCATGTAGCCGATGGAGAAGACGTGGATCAGCGACCCCACGCCCGTGATGATCAGCGTCATCAGCATGGAGAGCGGGTCCAGGTGGAGCGCCGCGTCGATCTGCAGGTCGCCCACCGGCATCCAGCTGAAGTAGCGCTCCACCGCCACGCGGCCGTGCTCGTCGGTCCCGAGCATGGCCAGGTAGTTGGCGACCGCCACCGCGAAGGCGGCGATCAGCACCCCCGGCGCCACGAACGACGGGAGAACGTGCGTCCACGGCTTGGGCCCCGCCGGATGGTCGTGGGCGTCGTGCGCGTCGTCGTGGGAGTCGTGCGCGTGGTCCGCCGCGGCGGCGTCCACCGGGTGCGGGTCCGTCCCGTGGTCCATCCCCTCCTGCTCGCTGGGCGCGTGGTGCGAGTCCCAGTGCGGGTCGCCCACGGGCGGCAGCTTCGGGAGCGCGCGCCGCGCCGCCATCACGGACGCGAGCCCGTTGATGACGAACCCGAGCAGCGGGAGGATGAGGATCAGCCAGGGCGCCACCGGGTGGAAGGCGGCGTGCCCGGCCTCCGCGGCCGCGTGGGCGGCCTCTTGGAATAGGAGCGTCACGTGGCCTCTACCAGCGGAGAAGTCGGAAGTTCTTGATGTCCACCGACTCCGAGTGCCGGAAGACGGAGATGATGATCGCCAGCCCCACCGCGGCCTCGGCGGCCGCCACGGCGATCACGAAGAACACGAAGACGTGCCCCTGGATCCCCGCGTACGGGGCGAGCCCCACGAAGGCCAGGTTCACCGCGTTGAGCATCAGCTCCACGCACATGAAGAGGATGATCGCGTTGCGGCGGATCACCACCCCGAAGGTCCCCACGGAGAACAGGATGGCGCTCAGCGCGAGGGTCCAGCTCAGCGGAATCTCGGTCACGGGATCTCCTTACACGCTGCGCTTGGCGAGGACGACCGCGCCGACCACGGCGATCAGGAGGAGGATCGCGGTGGCCTGCAGGAGCACCATGTACTCGCCGTACATCGGGATCGCGATTATGCCCACGATCCCGTGCTCCGCCACCTCCGCAGCGAACTCGGCGGGCCCGTCGGTGGCGCCGAGCGGCGCCGTGTGGTCGGACGCGAACATGCGGGCGAGGAGCGCGAGCATCACCAGCGCGCTGCCGCCGGCCAGCGCCTTCCAGGCGTGCCCGCGGACGTCCGCCTCGTACGTGTTCCCCAGGTTGAGGAGCATGATCACGAAGAGGAAGAGCACCATGATGGCGCCCGCGTACACCAGGATCTGGATGATCCCGATGAAGAAGGCCCCCAGCAGGGTGTAGATGGCCGCGAGCGAGAAGAAGGTGCCGATCAGCCAGAGCGCGCTGGCCACCGGGCTCTTCCGCGTCACCGTCAGCAGCGCGGAGCTCGCCGCCAGGACGGCGAAGAACCAGAACAGTGCTTGGATCATCCTCAACGGAATGGTTTGGGCGAATCCCCGGCCGAAAACGCCTACTCCCCCGCCGGGTCCGACGGATCCCAGAGCAGCGTGGACGGGTGCGGCTGCTTCATCAGCCGGTCCAGGTCGTACACGAACCGCTCGCGCGTGTACTCCCCGTTCTCGTAGTGCTGGCCCACGTGGATCGCCTCCACCGGGCATACCTCCTGGCACATCCCGCAGAAGATGCAGCGGAACTCGTCGATCTCGTAGACGATCGGGTAGCGGTTCCCCTGGTCGTCCTCGCCCGGCACCAGCCGGATGCAGTTGGACGGGCAGACGGTGGGGCACAGGCCGCACGCCACGCACTTGGGGCGTCCGTCCTCGTGCGTCTCCATCACGTGCGTCCCGCGCCACCGCGGCGAGATGTCCTTCTTCTGCTCGGGGTACTGGATGGTCGCCTCGCTCCGGTCGCCGGCCGCCTTGGCCATGTGCCGGAAGGTGAGCGCCATCCCCTTCAGCGTGGCCCGGATGTACGAAGACTTCTTCGCTGCCGGGCGCTTCATCACGCGGACGTTGGCTGCCATCTATCTCAATCCCTATGCGGTCTGTTGCGGAACCGGGACGGCGCGGCGGCGGGCCGCCTCGCGCGGCAGGCGGTGCCGCTCGCGCGGCCCGCTGCCGGCCACGGCGTGCCCCCGGTCCATGAGCCACAGGATCCCGAAGAGCATCACCACGTTCACCGCCGTCAGCACCAGCCCGTAGAGCAGGCCGTACTCGACGCCGGCCCCGTCGAGCGCCAGGATCGTCCCGGCGGTCACCACCACCGCGGCGAGGGCGGTGGGGAGCATGATCTTCCACCCCAGGTCCATCACCTGGTCGTAGCGGAAGCGCGGAACCGTCCAGCGCACCAGCATGAAGACCATGATGAAGAAGAAGGTCTTCAACCCGAACGCCAGCAGCGTCACGATCGTCTTCCAGACCGCCGGCTCCGCGCCGATCACCGTGCCGGCCGGCCCCACCACCATGTCGTCGAAGCCCCCCGGGATGTCCCACCCGCCCAGGAAGAGCGTCGCCATCAGCGCGGACACGGTGAGCACGTGCGAGTACTCGGCGATGAAGAACATGGAGAACTTCATGGCCGAGTACTCGGTGTGGTATCCGGTCACCAGCTCCGACTCGGCCTCGGGGAGGTCGAAGGGGAGGCGGTTGGTCTCCGCAAAGGCGGAGATCCAGAAGAAGAAGAACGACACCGCCAGCGGGAGGGCGAACCAGAGGTTCATCCGCTGCTGCTCCCAGACGACCTCCGGGAGGCCGACGTTCCCCACCAGGAAGAACACGCTGAGCAACGAGAGCCCCAGCGCGATCTCGTAGGAGATCATCTGCGCGCCGGCGCGCAGCCCGCCCAGCAGGGCGTACTTGTTGGAGCTGGCCCACCCGGCGAGCACGATCCCGTACACGCCCAGCGAGGAGAAGGCGAGCAGGAAGAGCACCCCCACCGGCACGTCCGCCACCACCATCGGCACCACGCCCCACGGGGTGGGGAGCGGCGCCGCGAAGGGGATCACCGCGAAGGTGACCATCGCCGGGATGATGGAGAGCATCGGCGCCAGGGTGAAGAACACCCGGTTGGCCTCCGCCGGGTTGGTCTCCTCCTTGAGGATGTTCTTGACCCCGTCCGCGGCGGGCTGCAGGAGCCCGCCGGGGCCGACCCGGTTGGGGCCCAGGCGGTCCTGCATCCAGGCGCTGACCTTCCGCTCCAGCAGCGTGAGCATGGCCACGGTGACCAGCAGCACCACGAACACCACGAGCACCTTGATCGTCGCGGAGACGAAGTACGCGGTGTCGCTCAGCGGGCCGAACTCGTGGACCGGCAGTTGGTCGATCATCTTCGCAGTTGCGTCCTTTCGTGTCGGCGGGGAGAGATACTCCCTGCCTCAGTCGCCCGCTTCGGCCAGCGCGCGGGGCTCCGGGAGCGGCTGCCCCTGGGTCCCCAGGTCGGACCAGTCCAGCCCCGCGAACTCCGCCCGCAGCCCGCCCAGGGTCGCGAACGCCTCGGCGGGGGTCCCGGGGACCTCGCCGCCGGTGAGGCCGGCGTGCAGCACGCCCAGGATCTGCCACGCCGGGCGCGCCATGCCGGGCGCCTGGATCGCCGGCCAGAAGCGCTGCACGCGCCGCTGCACGTTCGTGAAGCTCCCCTCCATCTCGGCGAAGGTGGTCGCCGGGAGGACGACGTGCGCGTTGCGCGCCGCCGGGGAGAGGAAGTGCCCCACGTACACGAAGAGGCTGGCCGCGCTCCCGAAGTCCGCCGGGGCGTCCGCCAGCTCGTCGCCCAGGACGAAAAGGACGCCCGCGTGCGCCGCGGCCTCCTCCAGCCCCCCCTTCGCGTCCGCGCCGCCCGCGCGGGTGAAGCCGAACAGCTCCGCCCCCGCCACGTTGGCCGCGCGGTCCTCGCGAAGCGCCAGCGTCGGGAAGCCGGGGAGGACCACCTCGTCGCGCCGCTCCGCGCGGAAGACGCCGCCGCCGAAGCCGCGGGTCTCCATCACCCGGCGCAGCGCGCCCATGTCCTCGTTCGCCACGAAGGGCGAGAGCACCGCCCGCGCTTCGCCGGATGCGGCGCCCAGCACGTCCACCAGCCGGGTCAGCGCCTCGGACCAGGAGACGGGTAGGAAGCGGTCGCCCTCGCGCACCAGCGGGGCCTCGATGCGGCCGCCGCGGTTGATCCAGGAGTAGTTGAGGCGCCCGAAGTCGCACATCCAGTGCGAGTTGACCGCCTCGTTGTCGCGCGGCTTGAGGCGCATGGCCTGGTTGTCGCGGACCTCCAGGCTGATGTTGCACCCCTGCGTGCAGTTGGGGCAGATGGAGGGGACCCGGTCCAGGTCCCAGGCGCGCGCCTTGTGGAGGAAGTCCTTGGAGACCAGCGCCCCCACCGGGCAGATGTCGACGACGTTGTCGGCCCAGACGTTCCCCTCCAGGCCCTCGTCGAAGAAGGTGTCGATGACGTTGCGGTGGCCGCGCTGCACCACTGTGAGCCGCTCGTCCTGCGCGACCTCGCGCATGAAGCGCACGCAGCGCGTGCACATGACGCAGCGGTCCGCGTAGAAGAGCACGTCCCCGCCGAAGTCGTCGCGCCCCAGGACGCGCTTGGCCTCCCTGGAGCGGCCCATGGCGCGCCCCTCGGCGGCGGTGTAGTCCTGGAGCTTGCACTCGCCCGCCTGGTCGCAGACCGGGCAGTCGAGCGGGTGGTTGACGAGGTAGAACTCCAGCACCCCGTTTCGAGCCTGGAGCGACTTCTCGCTCTGGGTGTGGATCACGTTCCCTTCCGCCACCGTCGCGGTGCACGACGGCACCAGCTTGGGGGCCTTCTCCACCTCCACCAGGCACATGCGGCACTGGGCGGGGGCGGAGAGGCCCGGGTGGTAGCAGTAGTGGGGAACGCTCACGCCCACGCGCGCGGCGGCGTCGATGATCCGCGTCCCCTTGGGGACGGTGATCTCGATGCCGTCGATGGTGCAGGTGACGGTGTCCGTAGTCTGGTTCTGGTCGGCCAACTCGGCCTCCGTAGTTGGGTTCTTCCTTACCTCGCGCCCGCCAGCGCCGGCTCGGGCCGCGCCATTCGAGCGAGATAGTCTCCCCGGAACTTCTGGATCGAGGAGGTGATCGGCGCGGCGCAGGCGTCCGAGAGCACGCAGATGGTCTTCCCGGACATGTTGTCCGAGATCTCCAGCAGCGTCTGCAGGTCGTCCTCGGTGCCGCGGCCGGTCTCGATGCGGCGCAGGATCTTCCCGGCCCAGGCCGTGCCCTCGCGGCACGGGGTGCACTGGCCGCACGACTCGTGGGCGTAGAAGTCCACCATGCGGCGCACCTGCTTCACGATGTCGGTGGTCTCGTCCATGACAATCACCGAGCCGCACCCCAGCATGGTCCCCGCGGCGGCCATGGCCTCGTAGTCCATCCCGATGTCCAGCTCGTCCGCGGTGAGCATCGGCACCGAGGAGCCGCCGGGGATCACCGCCTTGATGGGGCGCCCGCTGGGGGTGCCGCCGCAGACGTCGTAGATGAACTCCTTGAAGTTGAAGCCCAGCGGCACCTCGTAGTTGCCGGGGCGCTTCACGTGCCCGGAGACGCAGAACAGCTTTGTGCCGGTGCTCTTCTCCGTCCCCCACTGCTTGTACCACTCGGCGCCGTTCTGCACGATGTGCGCGGCGGCGATCAGGCTCTCGACGTTGTTGACCGCCGTGGGAAGGCGGAAGGCGCCCGCGATCGCCGGGAAGGGCGGCTTGATCCGCGGCTCGCCGCGGCGCCCCTCCAGCGAGTTGAGCAGTCCCGTCTCCTCGCCGCAGATGTACGCGCCGGCGCCCAGGTGCAGGGTGATGTCGATGTCCAGCCCGCTCCCCATCGCGTTCCGGCCGGCGTACCCGGCCTCGTACGCCTCCTCGATGGCGCGGGCCAGGATCTGCGCCGGCTCGAAGAACTCGCCGCGGATGTAGATGAAGGCGTGCTCCGCGCGGATCGCGTGGGCGCCGATCAGGCACCCCTCGATCAGCGCGTGCGGGGTCCAGCGGATCAGCTCCCGGTCCTTGAAGGTGCCGGGCTCGGACTCGTCGGCGTTGCAGACCAGGAAGTGCGGCTTGTCGCCCTTGGGCGGCATGAAGCCCCACTTCATCCCCGTGGGGAAGCCCGCGCCGCCGCGGCCGCGCAGCCCGGAAGCCTTGATCTCACTGACGATCTCGGCGGGGTCCATCCCCAGCGCCTTGCGGAGCGCCTGGTAGCCGCCCCGCGCCTCCCACCCCTTCAGGGTGCGGGCCTCGGGGTCGCCGAAGTACTTCGAGAGGACCAGCACCTCGCTCGGGTGCCTGTACGGATATGCCATGGCGCCTCTACTTCAGTCTTTCGAGAATGGCCGGGACGTCCTCTGGCCTCACGTTCTCGAAGTAGCGGTCGTTGATCTGCACGGCGGTCGGAAAGCCGCAGGCTCCCAGGCACTCCACCTCCATCACCGTGTAGAGCCCGTCGGGCGTGGTTTCGCCCATGTCGGTGCCGGTGGCCTCCAGGAACGCCTCCAGCACGGCGTCGCCGCCGCACAGGTTGCAGGAGATGTTGGTGCACACCTGGATCAGGTACTTCCCGACCGGGCCCAGGTTGTACATGGTGTAGAAGGTG harbors:
- a CDS encoding NADH-quinone oxidoreductase subunit N, coding for MLLDLTRQSDYFWALLPEIVLSLWAMLVLLVDVFQKGNRSEPSRPIIPWLALAGLVLAAVANAYLLRFGEAAPVGLVFVDSFRVFANFIFLLAGAMALFVSMGYLDRKGINRGEFHVLVLFAVVGMMLMAASRDLMMMFVSLEVMSVAIYVLVGFDRMDPRSTEGALKYFLLGAFSSAFFLYGIALTFGATGTTSLSLIGPQVGAALAGGNLMLLAGAALLMVGLGFKVAAVPFHVWTPDAYDGAPTPVTALMATGVKAAAFAAFIRVFGVAFAGMYEVWAQIGFWLAALTMVVANLIALTQGSLKRMLAYSSIAHAGYLLVALLSAGSGGAAAFLFYLLVYTLMTAGAFGVLIANARGDSERLTLEDYAGFGWRHPLLGAAFAIFLLSLAGFPLTGGFIGKLYILRSALEAGLQPLAVILVLASLVSYFYYLRVIVVMYMQPSRETGEVVPLGVPTSVRFAIGAAAAAVLLLFFIPDGFGGDTRGPISWARESAASLVPGPPVGLFGANR
- a CDS encoding NADH-quinone oxidoreductase subunit M, with protein sequence MESFYNGSGILTFLIFFPLVGAVAVYLAGDRRAREVALGVGMVEFLVSLPLFWTFDATGGCVQPTFRGGVMELVPAAMRNCAAVPWIPEWGIFYRLGMDGISLFMVLLTTLLLPLMVLGSWSYIRERQRWYYAMLLALTTGVVGVFVALDMFLFYVFWEIVLIPMYFLIGIWGGKERVYAAVKFFLYTAFGSLLMLVAILYMFFKAQAVFGTPTFSYFDFQQLAGLLTLREQGLLFLAFALAFAIKVPVFPFHTWLPHAHVQAPTAGSVILAGVLLKMGTYGFIRFALPLFPLAAASDTAIGIALVLAVVGIIYAAMVAAVQPNAKKLVAYTSVAHLGFVILGIYAFNLQGIQGALLVMIGHGLSTPMLFFLLGMLYERRHSYEIEDFGGLAASIPVFAGMLVFAAMATVGLPGTSGFVSEFLVLLGAFRAHPYAALIAATGVIFAAFYMLPMVQRTIFNALNRPANRTVPDLNAREILLLAPLVALILWIGVYPAPFLDRMAPAAERLASTMESARAAYASLPPSAGEVAVTAR
- the nuoL gene encoding NADH-quinone oxidoreductase subunit L, giving the protein MTLLFQEAAHAAAEAGHAAFHPVAPWLILILPLLGFVINGLASVMAARRALPKLPPVGDPHWDSHHAPSEQEGMDHGTDPHPVDAAAADHAHDSHDDAHDAHDHPAGPKPWTHVLPSFVAPGVLIAAFAVAVANYLAMLGTDEHGRVAVERYFSWMPVGDLQIDAALHLDPLSMLMTLIITGVGSLIHVFSIGYMKEDPGYPRYMAYLNLFVFFMLVLVLGASYPLMFVGWEGVGLCSYLLIGFWFTEKANADAGKKAFIVNRIGDFGFLIAMFLLFANLGTLNFVEVAERAPVALAYGGAVVTAIALFFFLGAAGKSAQLPLYVWLPDAMAGPTPVSALIHAATMVTAGVYLVVRSSVIFTMAPTASLVVALVGALTALFAATIGLKQWDIKKVLAYSTVSQLGFMFAAVGMGAYVAGVFHLMTHAFFKACLFLGSGAVIHSMHHALHATHNPADAQDMRNMGGLKKYLPVTFATMAIATLAIAGVPPFSGFFSKDEIIGAAWIGAEGALPLASGLERVGINPTPWFWMIGVVLSITALITAFYMGRMMIYTFFGENRTGETERRHLHEGSWTLTLPLIVLAFLSFAGGFLNVEEHVPVVEWFDFGQGAALHHWLHPVIAGSEDVVRANLGEIAEPHHAAWPIILAIVIGLGGLALAWVMLSGRKLRTAAEEPAYRNDPERVLYNKYYVDELYDAIVVRPVYALSRLQAGFDRYVVDGLVDFFGRLAQGLGMLAGRLQTGLLNTYAFVIIVGVLVVLGSFVAL
- the nuoK gene encoding NADH-quinone oxidoreductase subunit NuoK; its protein translation is MTEIPLSWTLALSAILFSVGTFGVVIRRNAIILFMCVELMLNAVNLAFVGLAPYAGIQGHVFVFFVIAVAAAEAAVGLAIIISVFRHSESVDIKNFRLLRW
- a CDS encoding NADH-quinone oxidoreductase subunit J — protein: MIQALFWFFAVLAASSALLTVTRKSPVASALWLIGTFFSLAAIYTLLGAFFIGIIQILVYAGAIMVLFLFVIMLLNLGNTYEADVRGHAWKALAGGSALVMLALLARMFASDHTAPLGATDGPAEFAAEVAEHGIVGIIAIPMYGEYMVLLQATAILLLIAVVGAVVLAKRSV
- a CDS encoding NADH-quinone oxidoreductase subunit I, whose amino-acid sequence is MAANVRVMKRPAAKKSSYIRATLKGMALTFRHMAKAAGDRSEATIQYPEQKKDISPRWRGTHVMETHEDGRPKCVACGLCPTVCPSNCIRLVPGEDDQGNRYPIVYEIDEFRCIFCGMCQEVCPVEAIHVGQHYENGEYTRERFVYDLDRLMKQPHPSTLLWDPSDPAGE
- the nuoH gene encoding NADH-quinone oxidoreductase subunit NuoH; the protein is MIDQLPVHEFGPLSDTAYFVSATIKVLVVFVVLLVTVAMLTLLERKVSAWMQDRLGPNRVGPGGLLQPAADGVKNILKEETNPAEANRVFFTLAPMLSIIPAMVTFAVIPFAAPLPTPWGVVPMVVADVPVGVLFLLAFSSLGVYGIVLAGWASSNKYALLGGLRAGAQMISYEIALGLSLLSVFFLVGNVGLPEVVWEQQRMNLWFALPLAVSFFFFWISAFAETNRLPFDLPEAESELVTGYHTEYSAMKFSMFFIAEYSHVLTVSALMATLFLGGWDIPGGFDDMVVGPAGTVIGAEPAVWKTIVTLLAFGLKTFFFIMVFMLVRWTVPRFRYDQVMDLGWKIMLPTALAAVVVTAGTILALDGAGVEYGLLYGLVLTAVNVVMLFGILWLMDRGHAVAGSGPRERHRLPREAARRRAVPVPQQTA
- a CDS encoding molybdopterin-dependent oxidoreductase, giving the protein MADQNQTTDTVTCTIDGIEITVPKGTRIIDAAARVGVSVPHYCYHPGLSAPAQCRMCLVEVEKAPKLVPSCTATVAEGNVIHTQSEKSLQARNGVLEFYLVNHPLDCPVCDQAGECKLQDYTAAEGRAMGRSREAKRVLGRDDFGGDVLFYADRCVMCTRCVRFMREVAQDERLTVVQRGHRNVIDTFFDEGLEGNVWADNVVDICPVGALVSKDFLHKARAWDLDRVPSICPNCTQGCNISLEVRDNQAMRLKPRDNEAVNSHWMCDFGRLNYSWINRGGRIEAPLVREGDRFLPVSWSEALTRLVDVLGAASGEARAVLSPFVANEDMGALRRVMETRGFGGGVFRAERRDEVVLPGFPTLALREDRAANVAGAELFGFTRAGGADAKGGLEEAAAHAGVLFVLGDELADAPADFGSAASLFVYVGHFLSPAARNAHVVLPATTFAEMEGSFTNVQRRVQRFWPAIQAPGMARPAWQILGVLHAGLTGGEVPGTPAEAFATLGGLRAEFAGLDWSDLGTQGQPLPEPRALAEAGD
- the nuoF gene encoding NADH-quinone oxidoreductase subunit NuoF — protein: MAYPYRHPSEVLVLSKYFGDPEARTLKGWEARGGYQALRKALGMDPAEIVSEIKASGLRGRGGAGFPTGMKWGFMPPKGDKPHFLVCNADESEPGTFKDRELIRWTPHALIEGCLIGAHAIRAEHAFIYIRGEFFEPAQILARAIEEAYEAGYAGRNAMGSGLDIDITLHLGAGAYICGEETGLLNSLEGRRGEPRIKPPFPAIAGAFRLPTAVNNVESLIAAAHIVQNGAEWYKQWGTEKSTGTKLFCVSGHVKRPGNYEVPLGFNFKEFIYDVCGGTPSGRPIKAVIPGGSSVPMLTADELDIGMDYEAMAAAGTMLGCGSVIVMDETTDIVKQVRRMVDFYAHESCGQCTPCREGTAWAGKILRRIETGRGTEDDLQTLLEISDNMSGKTICVLSDACAAPITSSIQKFRGDYLARMARPEPALAGAR